The region ATACACCCAGCGATGACGCTGCTTATCAAGGTACTGCAGCACATACGCCATGCCCGCGCCTTGCGCAACACCGCAGCCAAGCGGGCCGCTGGTCGTCTCAAGTCCTGGCAACATCATGCGCTCGGGATGCCCTTGCAAGCGCGAACCCCACTGGCGCAAGGTCATTAGCTCGCTTTCGGGGAAAAATCCCGCTTCCGCCATCGCGGCATACTGCACCGGCACGGTATGCCCATTACTAAGCATGAACAAATCGCGCTCCGGATCTTCAGGATTTTTTGGATCAATATTCATAACACCGAAATACAGCGCCGCCACCAAATCCGCCATGCCGAGCGCGCCCGCCGAATGCCCGCTGCCAGCATGTTCAAGCATACGAATGATATTTCGGCGCATACGTGTTGCTTTCTGCTTAATTTCTGCTTCGCTGTACACCATTAGATAACGCTCTCTCTGTTAATTTCAGTCACGAGCTGCTGGTAGGCTTGTGCCGCGTCGGCTGCCTGCGAAATCGCACCGCCGCAATTAATGACGTCAACGCCACCCTGCGCCAAACTAAACGCATTTTCAAGATTCGCGCCGCCGTCCCAGCCAATTTCAACATCGGGATGAATGTTGCGTATTAGCCGCACTTTTTCGAGCTGCATCAGGCTAGCTTTGCCGCCATAGTGTCCCAAATTACCGCAGAACACCAAGACATGATCTGCTGTCTCAATATATTCCGTGACGGTATTTGGCACTGTCGGTTTGAGCAATCCAACGCCTGCGCGAATACCGACCGCTTTCAGCTGCTGAATAACCGGCGCAAGATCTTCTTTTACCTCAGCATGGAAAATCACCGTTGCCGGGCGCATTTGCATCAGCGCTTGAACGTATTGGCTCGGGTGCGCCACCATAGCGTGAATGTCAACCGCCCACTCCTGCGGCCACCAGATTTTATTGATCGGAATACTTTTAGTCGGCGCAAATTCGCCGTCCATGATGTCAATATGTACGCGCGTTGCAAACGGCGACAAACGCTCAACTGCCGCTTTGTAATCGTCTTCCGACTCTACGGTGATACAAGGAACGATGTGCGCCATTAAAACTTGTCCAGTTCTGCGTTTCGCCGTATATACCGCGCTGCGCCGGCAAACGGTGTATCAAGCCATTCGTCGACGATTTCTTTCCAATTATCACGCGCTTCGCCTGGCGGATCAACGACGCGCGCCGGCAGGCACAATACATTCGCGTCGTTATCATGGCGGCATTCATGCGCTTCAAATTTATCCCAAATCACTGCGGCGCGAATACCGCTGAAGCGATTTGCCGCCATCGCCATGCCCTGACCGCCCGTGCAAATCAGAATCGCGCGCGGGTCGTTCGCGTCATCCTCGCCCAGCACTTTGGTTGCTGCCATTTGCGCAAACTGCGGGAAGTCATCGTTCGGATCAAGCTCTTTATCACCGACATCTTCCCATTCAAAACCACGCTTTGTCAAATAAGCCTGCAATTTTTCTTTTAGATAGTATCCGCCATGATCGGCGCCGAGAAATAATTTCATAATAGTAAGTATAAGCGCTATTGCTCTCCCTGTAAAGTTATTGATTATGTACGATTCCGCGCCACGCGCCCAGCGTCGACAGACAACTCAACGAGACGGTTCGCATAGCCCCACTCGCTATCAAACCATACCGCCAACTGTACTAAGTCGCCGCCAATTACGCGCGTCAGCTGCGTATCAACCGTCGCGCTATAGCTGCTGCCGCGCAAATCGAATGATACGAGCGGCTTATTAGTCGTATTGATAATTCCCTGATAAAACGGCTCTTTAGCAGCACGCTCAAAGACTTGATTTACAATCGCTGTTGTTGTCGGTGCAGCAAGCACTGCCGTAATAACCGCCAGCCCGACATTTGCAACTGGCGTATGGATCGACAAGCCGTCAATTGTCTGCTGCCCAAGCGCCTGACGCGACGGCGTTAACCCCGCAAACGGCGCCGGAATAATATTCTGTTGCTGCGTACGCTTCGTACGGAGCGTATCGTCGACCGGCGAGCCGCCGTCAATCACCGTAAGCGCCGATTTCTTCGGCGCAAACGCTTGCTCAAGTACAGCGAGTACAGGCGCAATTGCTACTGCACCCGGCTCGCCAGCGCTGACGACCGGCGAGATCGAGCCGATCGAGTCGTCGTTCACGCCCATAATAATCGTCTCAATCGTGTCCGCCGTCGACATCGCAACGACCTGCTTTGCGCCGGCTACGATATGCTCTTTCAGTCGCACCGAATCGGTATTTGTCGTATCAATCACGACGTCAACCATGCGGTCTTGCCACGACTTTTTAACTGACTGCAAATTTGACACAATATCAATCCGCGATTCGCCGACAGCAATATAATTATCCTCAGGCTTCACGGCGCGCGCATAATTGCCGTACACGGAATCGTGCTTCAATAAATACGCCGTCGTGTTAACATCGTACTCGCTCCGAATTGCGACAACATGGACATCATTGCGCCCCTGCGCGATCTTGAACGCGCTGCGCCCGATTCTATCAAAACCATTGATTGCTATTTTTATCGCTGCCATCCCCACTCCTTGATTTAGCGCTAGCTCTTTAACCTCTAGTGTAGCGCGAATCTGAATTTTTCGCAACTTTTCGCTATACTAAGTGTATGAATAAGCACGAGCTAATCAAACTTGCCAGAGAGCACTACACCGACGCGCAAGTCGAACTGCTCACGCATGCGATTGATTATGCTACCGAGCAGCACGCCGGGCAAATGCGCCAAAGCGGGGAACCGTACATCTCGCATCCGCTGCAGGTAGCAGCGACACTCATTGACTGGGGTATGGATATTGATTCAGCCGTTGCAGGCGTCTTACACGACACAGTTGAAGATACCGACGCAACGCTTGAAGAAATTACTGAACTGTTTGGCAAAGATATTGCGTTTCTCGTCGACGGCGTCACAAAAGTTAGCCAAGCGCGCGCTGGCATGCGCGATCTAGCAAGCTACCTGCCGGCAACACGCGATAATCTGACAAAGTTGCTCATCGCCGTCGGGCAAGACGTTCGCGTCATCATTATCAAGCTATCCGACCGCCTGCATAATATGCAAACACTGCAGTTCAAGAGCGGAGGAAAACAGAAAAAAATTGCCCGCGAAACGCTTAACGTCTTTGCGCCGCTTGCCGACCGCCTGAATATGGGGCGGCTGCGCGTGCAGCTTGAAGAACTCAGCTTCAAATATCTTATGCCCGAAAAGTACAACCAAACCGTCGCGCTCAAAGACAGCCGCATCAAGAAAAGCCAGCGCAAACTTGATACAGTGCGCCGCGCCGTCGACGCGCACCTAACCAAAGAAAATATCGCACACGACATCGACGGGCGCGTGAAAAGCACCTACAGCCTGTACAAAAAAATGCAGCGCGTGCCGAACATCGACGATATTTACGATTTGATAGCTTTGCGCATTATTGTCAACGATATTGACACATGCTATCTCGTACTAAGCGAACTGCATAGCATGTACGAGCCGATGGTTGGACGCATCAAGGATTATATTTCCAAGCCAAAACCAAACGGCTACCAGAGCCTGCACACAACGGTCACGACAAAAAACGGCCAAGCGGTGGAATTTCAAATTCGCACGCACGAAATGCACGACTACGCCGAGCGCGGTTTGGCGGCAAGCTTTCACTACAACGAACAAAAACTGACCGATGCCTATAAATCCGGCACGATGGCGTCGCTGCCGACGGACTTGCATTGGATCCGGCACCTACAATCGGCGGCGGCGCTGATTCGCGAGGGCAAAGAATTTGATACTGAAAATCTAAAAGTTGATTTGTTTGGCGACCGAATTTTTGTGTACTCGCCGAAGGGCGACATTTACGATTTACCGGACGGCTCGTTTCCGCTTGACTACGCCTACCGCGTGCACTCTGATCTGGCGGCGAAAGCAAGCGGCTTTTTGGTAAACGGCAAGATGGAGCCGTTTAGTTATAAATTACAGCATGGCGATACGATTGAAATTCTTACCAACAAAAAAGCCAAGCCGAAACCAGGTTGGAGCAACCATATGATCACCGGACACGCGCGCATGAAGTTCAAAGCGCAGCTGCGTAAAAATAGCTTGCTCGGACAACTCGGCCACGTCGGCGAAATTATTCACCGGACGGCGCGGCGGCGGAAAAATAAAAAATAGCCGGACAACTACCGTACCGGCTATTTTTATGCTCTCCATATATTATGGACTATTTCGCTTGCGGCGGCTGTGGCTGTCCGCTATAGCCTTGAGCCGGAGCTTGCGCTGGTTGCGCTGGCGGCTGGGGTTGACCAGGCTGATAAGCTGGCGCACCCGGATATGCCGCCGGCATCGCCGCGACCGAACCCGCATACGCCGACTTATCGAAACCGAGCATCATATAGCCGACAGGCGGCAGCAATATCAAGAGTGCCGCGAATCCGCCCGATTTACCAAACGCTTTCGCCAAGTCAATCGCCACCATGATGACTACATAAAGGTTTGCGAACGGCACAAATGTCAAAAGCACCCACCATGCCGGACGGCCAACGATCTCAAGCAGCGTAATTAAATTATAGATCGGCACAATCGCCGCCCAGCCTGGCTTGCCGGCTTTGGTGAATACCTTCCACAAACCAATAATCATCAATACCGACGCGACCACTGCCACCAACGAAAAGATCAGCGAAACGACCAGCATCGCACCCGCCGCGGCGCTCGTCGCTGTACTTGTCGTTGTGTAGCTATATGTATCATAATTACTATAGTAATCCATTTTCCCCCCCTTACAGTTACTATTTCAGTGTACTAACGATTATTCCAGCGTTCAATAGCGGCGCGGATAATTTCTTTGGCGCGCGCAGCATCACCGAAGCCTTTCACAACGGTTGAACCTGGCTTTTTCAAGTCTTTGTAATGGTTAAAATGATGTTCAATCTGCTTGAGCAATTGCGGCGGCACGTCTTCTAGCGAATTAATCGCGTTGCCTGTATTGCGGTCGTCTGCCGGCACAACAATAACCTTATCGTCAACTTCGTCGTCGTCCACAAATTCTAATACGCCGATTACTTTTGCCTCCAAAAATACGCCGGTTGCAAGCGGCTGGTCGGTGACAATGAGCGCATCTAGCTCATCGCCGTCCTCATCAAGCGTTTGCGGAATAAATCCGTAGTTCGTCGGTTTCGCAAAAATCGCCGGCTCAACGCGGTCAAGCTGCATCACTGCGAGGTCACGATTCCATTCGATTTTGTGGTTTGATCCCTGCGGAATCTCTACCACCACATTAACAACGCCGCCGTCAACATCGCCTGGCGCGAGTATTTGATTAAAATCTGCCATTATACCTCCTTCATAGTTAGCTATGTATCTAGTGTACCAGCTTTTAGCAGAGAGTAGTATACTAGACGAATGAACGCGTTACATTCACCGAAATTATTACCTGCAGCCGATTATGCGCGCGATGTGGCGAAAAAAATTGCCAAAGCCCGCTACCGCGTCGCGATGATTGCGACGACATTCCGAGCCAACGATGAGCGGTCGCAAGCAATCGTCGACGAACTCGTACGCGCTGCCGAACGTGGCGTTGACGTCTGTATTTGCGCCGACACCTTTACCTACATCGAACCGAAAGAATTTATTTTGCGCGCGCCGAAGCGCCAGCCAGCACGCGCCATGCAGGCGCTAAAATTAGAACGGCGTATCAAAAAAGCCGGCGGATCATTCCACTGGCTCGGGCGCAAAGCAAATACGCTGTTTGCCGGTCGAACGCACAGCAAGTGGACGGTCGTCGACGATACCGCTTACGTCGGCGGCGGCGTTAATATGGACGACGAAAGTTTTTCAAACGTCGATTATATGTTTCGCTTTTCCGACCAAGCGCTTGCCGATAGGCTCATACAGGAACAACAGCACATCTACCGCGCCGATCGCGGCGGCGGTGCGGCGCGCAACCACTCAGCGCCCGTGTCGAAGACCACGACAATTTTGTTTGACAACGGATTGCCGACAAATTCACTCATATACAAACGAGCGCGCGCCCTTGCAAAACAAGCAGAGCACATTGCACTTGTATCGCAATATTGTCCGACAGGCGCACTCAACCGCACGCTAAAACGAAAACAAGCGGTCCTTTATTTTAATCACTGGCGCACTGCTTCATCGCTCAATAAGCTGCTCATTCGCCTCGGTATGATGACGGCGAGGCAAAAAACACTATATAATCATGATTGTTATCTGCACGCAAAATTTTTAATCGCAACAATGCCGGACGGCAGCAAAGCTGCGATTACCGGATCGCATAATTTTATGTACGGGTCGGGGCTAGTTGGTACGCGCGAAGTCGCCCTTGAAACCTACGACCCGCACCTGATACGGCAGCTTGAAACATTCCGCCGCCGGTACGTCGAATAACCCCGCAATGATATAATAGGAACGTTATGCTTGTCATTGGACATCGCGGCGCGGGCGGCTTAGCGCCTGAGAATACGCTGCCGGCGTTTCGTGCCGGCTACGAAGCTGGCGCCGATATGCTTGAACTTGACGTGCGCTTGACAGCCGATCATCGGCTTGTCGTTATCCATGACGCCTTGCTGCTACGCACGCATTATGTCGCAGATAGCGTCGCGTCACTGACGTACAAAAAGCTGCAGGAACTAACGCGCGATAATCCCGTGCCGCTGCTTGAAGACGTGCTACACGAGTTCTTTGGAAAAATCTTGCTTAATATCGAAATTAAAAGCCGCCACACAGGCGACGCGCTCGTGCGGCTGCTTCGGCGTCATTTCATCACTTGCGCCGATGATTGGGATCTGGTGCTGATTTCGTCGTTCAAAGCGCGCGAGCTCATGCGCGTTCGCCGGCGGTCGAAACGCGCTAATCTTGCGCTTTTACACCATCAAAATCCGTTTGCATTTATCGCGTACCACCGCTATCTTAAGCTAACGGCAGTTGGTTTTCACCGCTTGTATTTGCATCGGCTTGCGCTTGAAATTGCGCGGCGCGCCGGCATTTTCATTTACGCATATACTGTTGATCGTACGAGCGCAATACACCGCCTAGAGCATCAGGGCGTGCAAGCAATTGTCACTAATTACCCCGACAAGTGTATCGCGTACATAAATACGCACGCCGAAACACGCGATTAGCTGCCTCTAACCTATATCCAGCCGCGCGGACATAGTACATACAAAACTTATATTATTTACGATCTAAATATTCGCGAATGCTCAGCGCCGCTGTCGCACCCTCGCCGACCGCGCTCGCGACTTGCATCGTCGCGCCGCTGCGCACATCGCCGCTTGCAAACACACCCGGCACATTCGTCGCCAAGTGCTCGTCGGTTTTGATGAGCCCGCGCGCGTCAAGCTCAACGCCGCTGCCCGCCAAAAATTGTGTATTCGGCTTTAGCCCGATGAATATAAATACGCCGTCAACCGCAAATTCAACCGGCTTGCCGTCGCACTGCGCCCGAACCGCCTGGACTGCGCCATTTTCTGCAACAATTTCTTGCGGCACCGTTTTCACATGCACCGCCACCTTGCCGTCGTCAATATACGGCCGCAATTCGTCTTGCAGCACCTTGCTCGCTTTTACCGTACTGCGCACCAGCAAATCAATATGGCTCGCAAACCGCGTCAAAAAAATCGCTTCTTGCACGCCAGAATTACCGCCGCCGACAACCGCCAAGCGCTTGCCTTTGTAAAACGCGCCGTCGCACGTCGCACAATAATGCACGCCGCGCCCGTACAATTCCTTCTCGCCCGGAATACCAAGTTTATTATAGTCACTGCCCGTCGCGATCAGCACGGCGCGCGCCGCCATATCCTTCCCGTCGACCGTCACAATGTTCACGCCGTTTTCGTGCCGCAATGCCGATACATCGCCGTATTCAATTTTCGCGCCGAAACGCTCCGCCTGCTTTTGCAATTGTTCCGCTAGCTGCATACCGGCAATGCCATCAGGAAAACCCGGGTAATTATCAACTTGATCGGTAATAGCTGCCAACCCGCCGACGACACCTTTTTCGTACAGCACCGTATCAATCGCTTCGCGCGTTGTGTAAATTGCTGCTGCGAGCGCGCTCGGTCCAGCACCGACCATTACGACTGGAATAATATCATGTTTCATTTGCACCCCTTATTGATTTCCATACATTTTCATATACGCTTCCATCAGTTTTGATGAGTCCGGCTGAGGAATAGTCGGCGGCTGCGGAATCGCCATGACGACAAATTTCAGCGGCATATTTGCAGGAATTGTCTGCTTGCCGTTCTTGTCTTTCTGCCCCGCTTCGCCGTACGCCTTATCCGACGGGATACTCAGCAAACGCACGCCGCCGATTTTCATACCTTTCAAGCCCTCTTTCCAACCAGCGATTAATCCGGCTTTGTCAAGTCCGTTCGCTACAGCAGTCGGCTCTTTCAGTTTGCTGCCATCAATACTTTGGTCAAATACATTGCCGTTCGCGTCCCAGCCGATATAATACGCCGCAAATTTTGTCGAGCCGTCAATCACTGCGCCGTCGCCTTCAGTTAGATCTTCCGTTTTCAACTCTTTGACGCTATTCACATCATACGTGCCCGCCTGCGTACTGTACTGCTTAAATGTATCGTAATATTTTGCTGACAACTCATCTGCCTGCGCCTGCACTTTTGCCTTGTATGCTTTTAATTGCGTCTGGTATTCATTATTGACTTTTTCATAGTCGGCTTGTATTCGCTGCTGATTTTGCATTGATAAAATCATCACTGCAAACGACCCAAGCGTACCGACTACCGTCACGATCAAAATCGTCATAATTCCCCAACGCTGCACTTTCGATGTTGCCATATTCCCCTCTCGTTATAATCAGCCTATAGTATAGCAAATTCTCTCTGCGCGCGCTAGGCGATTCCGGCGGCAAAAACAAAAAATCATAAGTAACTTTTCGCGTGCAGCTTGCTATAATGAACGGTATGAATTCATTTACGCAACTGGTTCGCCGTTCGTTCGGCAAAATTATTGCCGCGCAAGGTTCGGTAAAAATCGCAGATTTCGAAAAAATCGACAACACGCTCACGCCAAATATGCGTGCGTTGCGCCTCGTCATGACGATGGCAGACCAACTATCGTCAATGGGTATGCCGGCGCATAGCGTCACGAATTTAGCGCTCAATATTACCGATGTTTATTGCCAGCAGAAAGTCCATATTGATATCAGCTACACGCAAATTTTTGTTTCGCAAGACCGCGGTGTCGACCGCGAACCGCTCACGCTAATCCGCACAATCACGCCGCGCGAAACGAACTACCAGCTCATGCAGCAATTGCAAGACCTGAGCGCAAAAATCGCCAACCACACGCTCACGCTTGACGATGCCGAAAAGTCTCTCGACAAAATATTATCGCGCGTGCGCCGTTATCCGCGCTGGGTCATCTATATCGCGAGCGGCGGAATCAGCGCCGGCTCAGCGATTCTCTACTCAGCAACCTGGCCGCTTGTCTTAATTGCATTTTTCGTCGGCGCCGTTACAGCATGGCTGCTCGGAAGGCTCGGGCGGTTGGCTTTACCGCCGTTTTTCACGCAAGTCGTCGCATCGCTATTTATTACGCTATTCGCTTCCGCGCTTATGTGGTTCGTTAGCCATGGCTATGTCGACTTCATGGGAAGCGTCAACCCGACACTCATCACGGTCGGCGGAATCGTCTTGCTTGTTGCCGGTATGGCGATTGTCGGCGCCTTTCAAGACGCAATCGACGAATATTACGTTACCGCCGGCGCACGGCTATTGCGCGTCGCCATGATGACGACCGGTATCGTCGCCGGCGTTGGCATCGGCTTATACGCTAGCCGGAAACTCGGCATTTCGTTCATTCCAACGCCCGACCGCTTAACATTCGCAAGCGCGAGTTATCAATATCTAGGCGCTGTCATTATTTCGGCATCGTTTGCGCTTGGCAACCATACGCGGCTCGGCGGCATTATTTTGACCGGCGCGACCGGATTGCTCGGCTATTACACCTTTTTAGCAAGCAGCGGCGCGGGGCTTTCATCAATCCCTGCTAACGCGCTTGCCGGCATTACGATTGGATTTATCGCCACGCTTGTGTCGCGCGTTTGGCACATGCCAAGCCTTGCGATCGTCAATGCTAGCATCGTGCCGCTCGTGCCGGGGCTAATTCTGTACAACGGGCTAATGGGGTTAATCGCACCGGAGAATGCGCCCGGCGGAGATGATTTGCTGCTGCGTGCTATTCTTATTTCTGTTGCTATTGCTGCGGGCGCATCGTTTGGCGTGCTTGTCGGGCGCCCGACGCGCCGCAGCTTTGTGCTGATTCGCAACAGCTTGCCACAATGGCCATTGCGCAGCGAAGATCGAGAGTAGTATTTTCTCTTATATTTATTACACGCACTCCGCGCCAAGTTTTGCGAGCGCCATCGTCGCCACACGGTCGACAATCGGTTTCGCGTCCGCATCCGTCAGTGTGCGCTCATAATGCGTCATGCGCAATCGGAATGTCGTCGTCTTTATTGAGTGATCATTCGCCGGCTGAAAAATCGCGCGCGGCTCAATTGTCACGGTGATATCGCCTGCCGATTCGTCAACTGCCGCTTGCACCACATGGTAAAGCTCAGCATACGATACATCGCGCGGCGCCCGCAGCGACACGTCGCGGCTCGTCGATGGAAAGCGGCTCAGCGGCCGATAGGCTTGCTCATCGCGCGGCTGCGCTAACAACTGATCAAAATTAATCGAAAATCCAGCAGCATATTCCGGCAGTTTGAAATTCCGGCGTACCGCTTGCTTAAATTCACCAACAATACCAAGCCGCTCCTTACCGCACAGTATCCACGCGCTTCGCTGCCGATCAAATGGCGCAGCGACCTCAAACTCAACGCCGCTTAGTTCTTTACCATCATCGTTCTCAGCCGCCATTGGGATTAATTCAAACTGCGCGCCCAATGAGCCGAGCAATCGCACCGCTATGCGCTGCACCTGGTAATACGGCGCGCTAGCGCGTGCTTTCTTCGCCGCATACACCGCATCAACAAATGTCCGCTCGCTCGGCAAACCATCTTCGCTATGCGGCAACCGCACATCGTGTCCTTTGCCGATCTCGAATAAACAAAACTCATCATGCCCCGCCTTGATATTCGCATGGACTTTGTCAAGCAAACTTGGCAGCACGCTCAAACGGTAGTATTGCAAATCAGGACTTAGTGCATTGCTCAGCTTATACGCTTGGTCCGCATGTTGCTCGGCGCGCTTCAATATATGCTCGTGCACAAAACTATAGGTAAGCGCTTCGTTTGCGCCAGCGCGCGACAGCTGCTCGCGAATTTGCCGCTTCAATTCGCGCCGCGGATTTTTTGGCGCCGGCTTTGTCGAACGCTGCGGCAGCTCGCGCGGTAATTTGCTAAAGTCGTACAATCGCCCCACCTCCTCGACGACATCTTCTTTCAATTCAATATCAGTACGCCAAAACGGCACTTGTACACACGTATAGCCGAGCTTATCTTCTGGACCGTGGCTATGAACCTCAACGTTATTGAGCAACGTATATATGTCGCTATCTGTCAGTTGCAGCCCAAGCCGCTGATTGATGAACGAACTATTAATGTCAATGTTCGCCGGCGTATACTTACCCGCAAAATATTCATCAAATTCATCGCTAAATTGTTTCTTGTCGTGCACTTCACTTGCTTGCTCGCCGCCGATCATACCCATCAACCGCTTCAATACGGGCGCATTTTGCAATGGCGACTGGCCTTTGTTAAACCGGCTTAGCGCGTCGGTAAATACGCCGTGGCGCATAGCAGTTTTTCGTACTGCATACATATCAAAACTCGCGCACTCTA is a window of Candidatus Saccharimonadaceae bacterium ML1 DNA encoding:
- the pheT gene encoding phenylalanine--tRNA ligase subunit beta; this encodes MAYNWDSMKVSLNIVKSLVNFELPPVDELVARVNAQLGSVEKVIDLGAQYKDARIVHVVQCEPHPNADRLHVCLIDDGGAVANIPRDDKGYVQVVCGAPNVHADMWAVWLPPNSTVPASFADAEPFVLGARKLRGVLSQGMLAAADELAIGTDHDGIVEISGRDMPKGVVLQAGDSFAQVFGLDDVVLDIENKMFTHRPDCFGQLGVAREISGIFGQAFTSPDWYTVAQKFADGSGLKLNVYNDIPDLVPRFMAVAVKNVTVQPSPLWLQCQLVAMGGKPINNIVDATNYIMLMTAQPTHAYDYDKLRGGKLGARMAREGETIALLNGKTYTLGTDDIVIADGERAVALGGIMGGADTEVSSDTNNVVLECASFDMYAVRKTAMRHGVFTDALSRFNKGQSPLQNAPVLKRLMGMIGGEQASEVHDKKQFSDEFDEYFAGKYTPANIDINSSFINQRLGLQLTDSDIYTLLNNVEVHSHGPEDKLGYTCVQVPFWRTDIELKEDVVEEVGRLYDFSKLPRELPQRSTKPAPKNPRRELKRQIREQLSRAGANEALTYSFVHEHILKRAEQHADQAYKLSNALSPDLQYYRLSVLPSLLDKVHANIKAGHDEFCLFEIGKGHDVRLPHSEDGLPSERTFVDAVYAAKKARASAPYYQVQRIAVRLLGSLGAQFELIPMAAENDDGKELSGVEFEVAAPFDRQRSAWILCGKERLGIVGEFKQAVRRNFKLPEYAAGFSINFDQLLAQPRDEQAYRPLSRFPSTSRDVSLRAPRDVSYAELYHVVQAAVDESAGDITVTIEPRAIFQPANDHSIKTTTFRLRMTHYERTLTDADAKPIVDRVATMALAKLGAECV
- a CDS encoding threonine/serine exporter family protein, producing the protein MNGMNSFTQLVRRSFGKIIAAQGSVKIADFEKIDNTLTPNMRALRLVMTMADQLSSMGMPAHSVTNLALNITDVYCQQKVHIDISYTQIFVSQDRGVDREPLTLIRTITPRETNYQLMQQLQDLSAKIANHTLTLDDAEKSLDKILSRVRRYPRWVIYIASGGISAGSAILYSATWPLVLIAFFVGAVTAWLLGRLGRLALPPFFTQVVASLFITLFASALMWFVSHGYVDFMGSVNPTLITVGGIVLLVAGMAIVGAFQDAIDEYYVTAGARLLRVAMMTTGIVAGVGIGLYASRKLGISFIPTPDRLTFASASYQYLGAVIISASFALGNHTRLGGIILTGATGLLGYYTFLASSGAGLSSIPANALAGITIGFIATLVSRVWHMPSLAIVNASIVPLVPGLILYNGLMGLIAPENAPGGDDLLLRAILISVAIAAGASFGVLVGRPTRRSFVLIRNSLPQWPLRSEDRE